The segment TATTATGTTTAGCTTAAAGTGTAGAAAGGCTCTTTTTCTTTGTCATGCATGCGTATCTGGCCTTGTAGCACCATAAACACCAGCAACCGTCTGGCTCGCTGTTTTGAGAGGTTGGCCATGTGCATGAAATCTTTGATGGTGAGCTTGCGGTACTTTCTTAGCAGTTCCAGGATACGTTCCTGCTGGTAATCCACTTTTTCTTCAATGGTCTCCGTGGCGGGTTCCAACGTGAGCGACTTCTCTACGAGTTTGCTCGTTTGTACGCTTTCGTCTTTCACCCTGATGTAGCTGCGCCAGTCATCTTCTTTTACCTTGGCCAGGTGAGGCTTCAATACACTTTCCGGGATGATCACTTTCAGTACGGTGCCTTCGTCCATGTCTACTTCTTCATAGATGACCTCCACCGGCGGGTCACAAAAGGTGTTGATGGCGATGTCAAGGGAGTACTTCTCTTCTTCGGGATCTGCGCCACAAACCGTGCCGTCGTCCTGAACACCTACCAGGATTTGGCCGCCCCGGGTGTTAGCAAAAGAAACCAGCGTACGGGCAATGCGGGCGGGGTGGGTAATGGTTTTTTTAAATTCAAGTGTCTCGCTTTCCCCCTGAAGAATCAACAAGTACATTTCTTGCATAAAAAAGACGTAATGGTTTAAGGGGTGAAATCAGGAAAACAGGTTAAAACCCGGTTTGTTCAGCGCTGATGTCCCACAAGCGACGGGCTATATGGGAATTGTTAGAATCGGCGGAAGATCTGGCTGGTTTTTGGTCTTTGAAGTACTTTCCGCTTATCATTTTAACGTACGGAGACGTGGCTAAGTACACCGTTGTCTGGGCTCCTTTGGCGGGAGTTTTCATAAAAAACCGGCTAAACCGGAAGAAGTTTCTGATAAAGAAATTGCTGTTTTCTCCAAAACTACTAGCCACCACCCCGGGGTGCAAACAGTTGACCGTGACATTGGTGAACTCGGTGCGGCGGGCAAGTTCATAGGTAAAATGGATGTTGGCCAGTTTGGAATCTGCGTAGGCAGTGATGGCGCTGTACTTCTGAGGCCTACCGGCATGGTCAAAATCTATCTGACCTAAGCGGTGGGCTTCAGATGTGACGTTTATGATGCGCCCCTGCTCCGAGGCAATTAATTGGTCCATCAGCAGGTTAGTCAACAGAAAAGGAGCCAGGTGGTTGGTGGCCCAGGCCAATTCCCAACCGTCTACCGTCGTCTGCTGAATGCCTGGAATCAAACCGGCATTATTGATGAGCACGTCAATGACAGGGAAATTTCTTTTCAGTTTATCAGCCAGCTGCCTTACTTGCTGCATGGAAGACAAATCAGCCAGATAGAGGTGAAGCTTGGCCTCAGGGTTTTTCTGCTGAATGTCAGCTATGGCTTGCTGACCCTTCTGCTCGTTTCGGCACACCATAATGATCTGCGCCTTTTCATTTGCGAGGGCTTCTGCGGTGGCTTTGCCTATACCGGAACTTGCGCCGGTGATCACTATAATCCGTTGGTCTGTGGGTGTTGTCATGTTGGCTACTGCTCCAGATTAACTGGCTAAAGGGGACTACGGAAAATTTAACATTTTCGCTGTCTTCCGGGGAGAGGGGTTTGAGAAGCACATAAAAAATGCGGCCCTTGGGAGGCCGCATTCTATGATAGCTTCAGAAGAAAATTCCTTAGAAAGGAAGATCGTTGTCCATGTCATCGCTGATGAAAGACGAGCTGGATTTAACCGGCTGCTGGGCATAGGGATTTCCTGACGCTTGAGGCTGGGCCGCGTTACCGGCGTGCTCTACTCTCCAAGCCTGCAGGTTGGTGAAGTACATGGTTGTGCCATTCTTAGTGAAGGGTTTTCCACTCAGGTTGAAGGCAACCTTTACTTCATCGCCTGTTTTGTAGTTGTCAAGAATACCGCACTTGTCTTGGGTAAGCTGAAACTTGGCATATTGCGTATAAGAGCCGTCTGGAATCTCCAAAACGAATTCGCGTTTACGGAATTTTTCGCTCACTTGGGTTTCGTCAAAGATTTCGTGCAATCTTCCCTGTACATCAAAAGACATAGGTGATAAATTTAATAGATTAGTAAAGAAAACTCTACAAATATACAAAGAATAGAGGGTTAAGATTCCACCAGCCAGACTTAAATTTATCAACGTGCTTTTCCATTCTGGCACAAGCTTAAGCTGAGTTGGAGGGCCT is part of the Rufibacter tibetensis genome and harbors:
- a CDS encoding DUF3127 domain-containing protein, with translation MSFDVQGRLHEIFDETQVSEKFRKREFVLEIPDGSYTQYAKFQLTQDKCGILDNYKTGDEVKVAFNLSGKPFTKNGTTMYFTNLQAWRVEHAGNAAQPQASGNPYAQQPVKSSSSFISDDMDNDLPF
- a CDS encoding SDR family oxidoreductase, which encodes MTTPTDQRIIVITGASSGIGKATAEALANEKAQIIMVCRNEQKGQQAIADIQQKNPEAKLHLYLADLSSMQQVRQLADKLKRNFPVIDVLINNAGLIPGIQQTTVDGWELAWATNHLAPFLLTNLLMDQLIASEQGRIINVTSEAHRLGQIDFDHAGRPQKYSAITAYADSKLANIHFTYELARRTEFTNVTVNCLHPGVVASSFGENSNFFIRNFFRFSRFFMKTPAKGAQTTVYLATSPYVKMISGKYFKDQKPARSSADSNNSHIARRLWDISAEQTGF
- a CDS encoding RNA-binding domain-containing protein, with the protein product MQEMYLLILQGESETLEFKKTITHPARIARTLVSFANTRGGQILVGVQDDGTVCGADPEEEKYSLDIAINTFCDPPVEVIYEEVDMDEGTVLKVIIPESVLKPHLAKVKEDDWRSYIRVKDESVQTSKLVEKSLTLEPATETIEEKVDYQQERILELLRKYRKLTIKDFMHMANLSKQRARRLLVFMVLQGQIRMHDKEKEPFYTLS